One segment of Cyanobacteria bacterium GSL.Bin1 DNA contains the following:
- a CDS encoding pantothenate kinase: MQNLFDLRSNYNLALIIGNSRLHWGCFYQNQLVQTWHSPHLEQPVIGLPTHLFPADVAQLLSEPVSVYLVSVVAEQTKLWETYPHKIIITREEIPLCNTYATLGSDRALCAYGAGETYGYPVLVIDGGTALTYTAVGKQRDFLGGAILPGLRLQLRALGQQTAALPEITVPDALPPLWATSTASAIASGIIHTLISGIHDYVTAWRKKQSDAVVVLTGGDAIRLHRYLQDKYPDLSHYIIVDQNLMFKGITIFMPD, encoded by the coding sequence TTGCAAAATCTATTTGATTTACGTTCCAATTATAATTTAGCTCTCATTATCGGTAACTCTCGCTTACATTGGGGATGTTTTTACCAAAATCAACTCGTGCAAACTTGGCATAGCCCACATTTAGAACAACCAGTCATAGGTTTACCCACGCATTTATTCCCTGCTGACGTTGCTCAATTGCTTTCGGAACCAGTGTCCGTTTATTTAGTTTCTGTTGTCGCTGAGCAAACAAAACTCTGGGAGACGTATCCTCATAAAATCATCATTACTCGAGAGGAGATTCCTCTTTGTAATACCTATGCGACATTGGGCAGCGATCGCGCGCTTTGTGCTTATGGTGCAGGAGAAACCTACGGTTATCCCGTCTTAGTGATCGATGGGGGAACCGCTTTGACTTACACGGCAGTGGGGAAACAACGTGACTTTCTTGGGGGAGCGATTCTACCCGGCTTAAGGCTACAGCTACGGGCATTAGGACAACAGACAGCAGCCCTGCCTGAAATTACCGTACCGGATGCGTTACCGCCCTTATGGGCAACCTCTACCGCAAGCGCGATCGCTAGTGGCATCATTCATACTCTGATCAGTGGAATTCATGACTACGTCACTGCTTGGCGGAAAAAACAATCGGATGCAGTCGTCGTTTTAACGGGTGGAGATGCGATTCGGCTTCATCGTTATCTCCAAGACAAATATCCTGACCTTTCTCACTATATTATTGTTGATCAAAACCTAATGTTTAAAGGAATCACTATTTTTATGCCAGACTAA
- a CDS encoding Nif11-like leader peptide family natural product precursor yields the protein MSKENVLNFLSEAAKDEQLKEQLQASATQDEVVKVGQEAGYNFSSEHVEEALTELQKQPGFFGALAEAVLELFSPAHDDYPTIGVQPFSGDSYSNR from the coding sequence ATGTCGAAAGAAAATGTACTGAATTTTTTGTCTGAAGCGGCTAAAGATGAGCAGCTTAAAGAACAATTACAAGCGAGTGCAACCCAAGATGAAGTGGTAAAAGTTGGCCAGGAAGCCGGCTATAACTTTTCCTCTGAGCATGTTGAGGAAGCATTAACGGAATTGCAAAAGCAGCCAGGATTTTTTGGCGCGCTAGCAGAAGCAGTGCTCGAGCTGTTTAGCCCCGCTCATGATGATTATCCAACCATTGGGGTACAACCTTTTAGTGGTGATTCCTATTCCAATCGATAA